A genomic region of Cydia strobilella chromosome 12, ilCydStro3.1, whole genome shotgun sequence contains the following coding sequences:
- the LOC134745744 gene encoding uncharacterized protein LOC134745744 encodes MAKTVSFNANCNLSDSYLEDAAKWLSCNGEVWGVGPTALFAAAAALFLHHELQASLFGPGDHPNVTMLEHILVTAMVVGTLALMVHIWVCLMRFFQYYLDTLIRDSPNVLLEMTTAGLLGSSQELAALGPLTRFLRQQQPQIHITLCWLMALCYADYIRKHYCTRFNMPYLEQWQGELHAMAGRRARVALSAAHSFAAGVRLRLRGLAPPPPTNEAHTVTSDKDSRTALSRCGSSALGGHCRASEAEVCVHNARTAIDAEDLQKLRAYIKATRCACGGGTSSTRTCSVTPIPTPPDASEVQSVSQSCGVRSNTTVSFAQSLERRRSSTW; translated from the exons AACCTGAGTGACTCGTACTTGGAGGACGCTGCCAAATGGCTGAGCTGCAACGGCGAGGTGTGGGGCGTGGGGCCCACGGCCCTGTTCGCGGCCGCGGCCGCGCTGTTCTTGCACCACGAGCTGCAGGCGTCGCTATTTGGCCCTGGGGACCACCCGAATGTGACAATGCTGGAGCACATTCTCGTG ACCGCGATGGTGGTGGGAACGCTAGCGCTGATGGTGCACATCTGGGTGTGTCTGATGCGGTTCTTCCAGTACTACCTCGACACCCTCATTAGAGAT AGCCCCAACGTCCTACTGGAGATGACGACCGCGGGCCTGCTGGGGTCCTCGCAAGAACTGGCTGCCCTCGGCCCGCTGACCCGGTTCCTCCGCCAGCAGCAGCCTCAGATCCACATCACGCTCTGCTGGCTGATGGCGTTGTGCTACGCCGACTACATCAGGAAGCATTACTGCACGAGATTCAATATGCCGTATTTGGAACAGTG GCAAGGGGAACTGCACGCGATGGCGGGACGGCGCGCTCGCGTCGCTCTGTCGGCAGCGCACAGTTTCGCAGCGGGAGTACGTTTGCGGCTCCGGGGCCTtgcaccgccgccgccgactaACGAGGCCCATAC TGTCACGTCGGACAAGGACTCGCGGACTGCCCTTAGCAGATGTGGCAGCTCGGCGCTGGGAGGCCACTGCCGAGCCAGCGAGGCCGAGGTCTGCGTGCACAACGCACGTACAGCCATTGACGCCGAGGACTTGCAGAAGCTTAGAGCGTATATCAAG GCTACGCGGTGCGCATGCGGCGGCGGGACGAGCAGTACACGAACATGTTCAGTCACACCGATACCCACGCCACCTGATGCGTCTGAAgttcagtcagtcagtcagtcgtgTGGCGTCCGATCCAACACTACAGTGTCCTTCGCACAATCTCTCGAGCGGAGACGGAGCAGCACATGGTAA